One part of the Pseudemcibacter aquimaris genome encodes these proteins:
- a CDS encoding DMT family transporter produces the protein MTKKELLAILIALSACVIWSGNFVIAQGVNEWIKPFTLAFWRWLVAFIFILPIGLKATIKEWHLVRDNWKFMVVMGIIGIGFYNTLIYFAGQFTTTHHIAIVSATAPIGTLVIAGIMGVERLSRYKVLGAICAFIGALMVVTHGNPLTVFSQDWNNGDIILIFSTLIWAAWSVAITFKPKEMSTRTFLTAIMGIGTLFLLPCYLWEATYVAPTPFTLEAWGIYAYVGIMASVVAWFAWQYSVDNIGSVKTSLIYYSMPVFSGILAIIILDEPVETYHIIGFVLVCSGIIISNLRKLGIVKEK, from the coding sequence CTGGTCAGGTAATTTTGTGATCGCCCAGGGTGTCAATGAATGGATAAAGCCATTTACCCTTGCGTTTTGGCGCTGGCTGGTGGCGTTTATTTTCATATTGCCTATCGGATTAAAAGCAACCATTAAAGAATGGCATTTGGTAAGGGATAACTGGAAATTCATGGTGGTCATGGGGATTATCGGCATCGGGTTTTATAACACGCTGATTTATTTCGCAGGCCAATTTACAACAACCCATCATATTGCCATCGTATCTGCCACAGCGCCTATCGGGACGCTGGTCATTGCCGGTATCATGGGTGTGGAAAGATTATCCAGATATAAAGTTCTGGGTGCGATTTGCGCTTTCATTGGCGCGCTAATGGTTGTGACCCATGGTAATCCGCTAACCGTATTCAGTCAGGATTGGAACAATGGTGATATTATTTTGATATTCAGTACGCTGATTTGGGCGGCATGGAGCGTTGCAATTACTTTTAAGCCAAAAGAAATGTCAACGAGGACATTCTTAACCGCGATCATGGGTATTGGCACATTGTTCTTACTGCCTTGCTATTTATGGGAAGCAACCTATGTGGCACCAACCCCATTCACATTAGAAGCATGGGGCATATATGCATATGTGGGAATTATGGCATCCGTTGTCGCATGGTTCGCATGGCAGTATTCTGTGGATAATATCGGCTCCGTTAAAACCAGCCTGATTTATTACAGCATGCCAGTCTTCAGCGGCATACTCGCCATAATCATATTGGATGAACCCGTTGAAACATACCACATCATTGGGTTCGTGCTTGTATGTAGCGGAATTATCATTTCCAATTTAAGAAAACTTGGAATTGTGAAAGAGAAATAA